The Carassius auratus strain Wakin unplaced genomic scaffold, ASM336829v1 scaf_tig00038657, whole genome shotgun sequence region CATTCTTTCGCCATTAATATTGATATCTTTAAgacattttctaataaaaaaaataaaaaataggtacCAAAGGTACCATAAGATGAACAGAAATTTATAGAaattttttagtttaaattattttacacagaTAGTATGCTTAAATAATATGCATGTGGTATGcatatattttctttatgcatgcaatatttatattttagtagtAAAGTTTTACTAAAAATGATacctaaatatttttgatttttgtGCCAAGTTAAGAAAATTACACACTTTGCACAGTGTGCATTCTGCAAAAAAAGTAAGAGTAGTAGTATCGAAAAACATACAGTGTGTAgtatagggctgcacgataaatcgtaTGTGAGTGCAGCCCTTATATAGTAGCATTAAGATTGTTCTTAATTCTGTTTACTAAATTTTCTACAAGATCCCATGTGATAACATTTATAGAAACGTTTTAGTTAAAAATACACATATGGACAGTATGCATACTGCAAAAATTGTAAGagcagtatgtactgtatatagtatGCATGAtctttttaagacattttttactgaaaatgcaaCATCTTTATTTCCAAGGTGAAATGTGATGAGCAGATTTATatgaacattttagaaaaaaataacacacTATGCATTGTATGCAcatagcaaaaaaagaaaatagtaagATCAGTATAAATGTGCCTGTTCTTAATGCATGTGCAATGTTgatcttttaaagacattttgaaaccaaaatttacaaatgaacaATTTTATTTCAAAAGTGGCGAGATTTATTTCAACTATATTTTCAACAATTTCGACATGATGCATTCTACATAAATGTAAGAGCAGTAGCACTTGTATACTATTCCGTACATAGTTTTCTTTCTGAGTCTATAGGGGCTGACAGGAAACACAAGAGCcagcataattataataatgatgtaGGTTAGACGCAGTAACCTCTGGGAAAAGCTGCATTTCTGTgtctaacattaaaaaaaattctatattctGACTGAGAAGAAAACGGTGAGCCATTTAAGAAAGCTTAATGTCTTTAATGGAGCAGTTTGTCCCAATTCACACAGCAAAGATGAATCCTCAGTGTGTGTATGGCTTTAAATGTCTCAGATTTGCTAGATGAATGTAAACATTATGAGCTGATCTGAATATCTTAAATAGTGTAGAGGTTTGTCGGCCCAGAATGCATTGTTTACTGATTGGTATTTGAATATAATGTCATAGAGTTATAGaatagtatatattattatagatatTAATAAGACATTATTTTTCTGGGTATTTTATTTGGAGATACATCTGAAGTAAAAGTCAAAATTTGtactaaacaaaatacatttaatgctATTGATGTTTAGGAGAAACAGTTGAGatattaaaggtgcagtatgtaaAATGGACAGCTAGAGTATGGAATGGAAAccgcagtccaaattcaaaatattggaaagAGTTGTTTCTCCTGCCCTGCTTAtgcgggttgccagattgaggacaaTGATAGATTACAAAGAGGAGCTTTTTTAGATAGATGCCAAGGCTTATTAGTTCAGGTAGAATCTGCCATCTCTGACCTACTTCATTTGCTATCTTCCATGGCTGCAATACACTGTGTTTTCCGCcagttttttaaaagtaaaataactggCTGTAGCATTGGTTTTCTTAGAAACAATTATGTGAATTTAGCAATGTTTCCTAAATATTTGCAAACATGTacggtatttttatgctttagtacagcagtaaataaataaatacagacagcAGCACCTTCCAAGAGATCTCACTTGTGATTTCTCTTACAGGTTAAAGGGCTGTTGATCCTGATCCTGAAGCAGCAGAACGGATGGGTTGTGTCCAGAAATTCTGGAACAGAGCTTATTCACCCTGAAGATGTGTTTTTGTGGTCTTGAGAGATCATGTGGGTATCCCAACACAAACATGAACAATCTCATCATCTGATTCATCTCCCTGAAGCACTTATCGCCTGAAGGCCATCACATGTCCTGCTCCAAAACCACGGGATAGCAGAAGCACTGTGTGTATTACATGGTGTGCTTCTTACCACATGTCAGTACAGTATGACTTCGAAAAATAGATTTTGGTGTTTGCATGTGAAAAACTCTCTGATTTAAAGATAGAACAATGTGGTCCATTGCCAGGGTGTTGCGATGTGGTTGCATCCTGATatgcaatttgtttttttttatctaataatctGATACCTTCACTGACCATGGTAGTGTCATAGtacttttttaaagatttgtttgcAGTAAACAtgaagcaagtttttttttaatcagtagtGTAAATCTGTAAATTTTATGGTAAAAAAATTGGTAGCTGTAGTTGCCAGAATTGTGCCGTAAAAAAATATGGCAGCAACATTtgggacaacaaaaccagtcacaagagTAAATTGGCTTCCATTGATGTAATGTTTGTttggataggacaatatttggctgagatacaactatttgaatatctggaatctgagggtgcaaaaaaaatgtaaatattgagaaaatagcctttaaacTTGTACAgaaaagttcttagcaatgcacattactaatcaaaaattagattttgatatatttacggtaggaaatttacaacatATCTAAATGGAAACATGACCTATATTTAataacctaatgatttttggtataaaagaaatATCCATAAACTTGAcctatacagtgtattgttggctattgctacaaatatgcctgtgctacttatgactgcttttgtgctccagggtcacattttaatgtttaaattaaatttacatttaaataccgTAATTTCATTAAccgatataatgtcaacaaaccAACCAATTGAAGGACTGAAATcagttttgttcatttgtaattCATTGATAATCACCAAAAGTGGATGATGATAAGTAAGTCACATGATAaaccaaagcccatcacaagcagcttttaaatactaaaatacagAGAAGGTGCACAGTGTAATTCATACACATCTgacataatgcaataaacattcattttaacaaCATTAGCTGTAACATACAGCTCTGTTGTacaaaactgataagaaaaaaaataataggagGAAACATAGTCAtttccaacaacaaaaaacatccaatttgaaatgtaacacagggaattctgggaatgtcaatcTACGGTTATTTACTGCGAACGATATTTCTTTTTCGGTGTACTACCGTAAAATTAAAACGTAATGTCCAATACAGTTTTTCACCGTATATAGTAGGGGAAAAGTTGGAGCTTTTTGACTAGCAAGCAACTAGCTAGCAACCACCCACTCATTAGCTTGTCAAACCACCCACAAAATCCATTGTGGCAGTGAGTTTTGCACTCTCCAAATATGTTCTAGTTTCCTTTTCCTTTATAAAAACACTGAAAGAGAATAAAATGCGAGTAGTACAAAGTATACAGTTTACCCAGATAATGTTTTTCCACTTTAGGTTATCTGTGTTAAACTGTAGACTACTTTGTGACTACAAGGCGTCTCTAAGAGTAAACAAAACAATTCCAAGACAACATGTCCAGGTTGAAAAAGGGGGTATTTACTGGCTGCAAgcaaatacacactcacacacacactcacactgacacacacatctctcttccagtgaaaaataaaagtcGCTCTGTAAGTCTTTTGTTCCTTCAGACCAGCACAAACATTTCTAGTCATGGCTGAGAGGAGACGGCACCAGTGGCCCCTCTTCAGACTGTGAGAGAAGGAGACATGGAAGGAATGCTGGGATTGTCACAGTGATATCGCCTCTTGAAGTCAAATTGTGTCGTCCTCTTCAGAGCCGTGTGACGCAGGTAAACTGCTCTGCTTACCGTGCACACTGTCATGTCAGCTTGTTGAGTATTGGCTTTTTAAGTGTGTTTATGTAGGACTGTATTGACTAAGCAGTCTGAGCTCAATTAGGAAGTCActgtaaaaaaatctatcaaaCTATTTACCAAAAGCAATAGAAAAATCTGAAAGCAGCTCAGAGAATTgatatttttaaagtgttttggtGTATTTGTTTACTAAAGAAAACGTGGATGTGCATTTGTGTTGACAAAACATAGTGTTCTGAAACACTCAATTAAGGTGTGCTTTCTTGTTCTTAAAGagacatttcacaaaaaatgaaaatttgatgttaatttactcaccttcgggccatccaagatgtaggtgccTTTTTATCTTTAGTGAAATAGGAAAGAAGATTTTAGCTGAATCCATGGTCCTATTAAACGCAAGTCAAAGGCTGCTCAATCATGCATTTatgtcttatgaagcaaaacgatcggtctgtgcaagaaacaaaacattatttacaacattatttccTATAATCCATAGTTTAGGTAGACAGAGTTATGTCCATTTtgcaaacaaataattattttgaaccCATTCTTCTTACTGAACTGAatgaatcagttcaccaaattggactGAATCATCTGAAACAGCACAGATCTACAAGTTActcaatcaaaactcacttttAGACATCTGACAGTCACTCTGACTCAAAATGAGCCAAATAGTGGTGTGTCTGATCCTATGATGTGTGCTTTAGTTCCTCCAACAGTCACTGAACTGAGGAGACCCGAGCACTTGAATGAAGGGACCAAATGAAAGTGTTGATGGTTTTTCATGGTTTATGTAAACAGATGAGCTGATGAAGACTAGTTTCTTCATTTTATATGCTTTGGAAAGTATTAGGTGCTTCAATAATAATATAACTGTGTATATGTTTCATCATTGCATGATTACAAGCCAGTGAACCAATTCATTGAAATGAACTgtccaaaagaatcagtttgtgGAAAATAATCATATTTCCCGCTTTGCCTAAGGCTGTGAATTACAGgttataatgttgtaaataatgatCTATTTCTTGCTCAGACTATCATTTTGCTTCCTAAAACCTCAATATATCGTCAGgagtaatgaataataattttgtgtttcttgatattctttttttttattttcaaaatgtgcaGCCGCTgactatttaatgtatttaatgaatTGCCAAGGACCACGGTTTCAGATGAAAATCTTCTTAACTGTTCTATTATTCACCTACATCTTGGCCTGAAGGGCCAGTAAATGAAtggcaaaattaaatttttgggtgaactatcccttcatgATCCATTTTCAATGTCTTTCTCAGAGTTTATTATGGAGGACGTGAAGCCCGAGGGCTGGCTGCAGCTACTTCAGCCCCATGGTGCTGCTGGAAAAAACAGCACGAGTTTCCTTCGCAGGTCCTCATCATGGAGGAGGCCTGGGGAGCGAGGTTATTATGAGGGCCCCGCGGCGCAGGCCAATGAGCCCCCTCGCGGAGCTCGTCCACTGAGCTGCATAGAGGGTGTCAGGATGGACAAATGGCTTCAGACACTAGAGAGACTTCAATCACGTCGGCTTCAGAATCAAATACCTCAGTTTGTGGACAGGACGGTATCAATCCCAGTTCTCCCGAAAGATACAGCGGGAGGTAACCCACTGTGTCCTGATGTTTCCCCTCTGCGCAGGAGGAATCAGACCCCTAGCGTCTGTCCCAGAGTGTGTGAAAGCTCTTCGAGCAGCCTGGAGTCTGTTCACATTAAAGCTGCTCGCGCTGCAGAAAGAGCTCAGTTCTGTGCTCTCGCTCCGGTTCGCTTCGGCTGGCTGCCCACACAGAGACATGTGATACTCACAGACATCTCTGACAACCGCCTTGACAACAGCAAGTGCCAGGTGAGAAAGAATAACAGGAAAGGGAAGTGATGTCACAGCAGGAAGTTTATTTTCAGAGAACATGTAGGATAATAAATTACTTTAACATTAATGTAGAATAATAAATTACTTGTTacatttatcataattattatttatatcataggACTTCAGGGGTGGAGCtagagatttgtttttttttttcatggaggGGGTTCATGGacattattcataattttaaaatcgTACGGTTTTCATTGAATGTGTTTTGTTCTCTACACTACATTACACAGAGTGGGAGTCAAATCAGAGATGTAGCTGGGTTTTTGGATGGTGTGGGTCTCAATTTGTGAATTTTCTGTGAACCCTTTCTCTGTGTAATCACTAGAAAGTAGTGGGCTACTTTTACTTGTTGTGATTGAGTAGAATTTCAGTCATGTAGGGCTAACTGCAAAATGCATGGTCAGCCAGAGAGGAAACGGTCATGTTGTTGATAAATGGTGTCCATGTGAGTCAAACGTGCAGTGCTTGTGCATCACCAGCTTATGACACCACTTAGATATCTCAGTTTAATTTGGCATGTCGaccatttttcaaaattgcaTAGTCATAGATGCTGGGAAAGTGGATGCATGCCAATTTTGTGACAGCAgtagtttaaacacacacatagagcTAGACTAACGTTAGACCTGACCTGAAGATCATATAAAAATTCAATGAGACAACAAAGTATTGTGGATGTAAATAAGGTAACAATGTGGTTGTTGCAGGGTTAACTGTCTGCTTATTTCGACTTGGTGACAAACTTACCTCTAAACTCACTGCTAACTGCTTATCAACCTCTTTTCTCTGAGAAACTGCAGACAGATGCACTGATATATTTCCTGCACACCCTTTGCAACCCCGTAGATCTGCCTCTGTATGCcttgttttcagattttttattttatttaattttaaatttttgtatattttcattttaatttgtatgacATCTTTGCACAAAATTAAATTGACTGCATGCCACTTTTGCCGAATTAGCCATGCAAAATAATGAGGTCATGTGAGAACAATGTGCTACTGTACTAACATATTTAACATTAATGGTTCTAAGGCAATCATCACTGTTGCTCATATTTAAGGTTATTCCTTAAATCATGTGTCTTGTTGGGAGAGATCTGCTGTTACTTCTCTAAATCAATAACGGTTGCAGAAAATGAAACAGGTCAGATACATACTGCATTCTGTTTCCCATACTTTAAAAGGCAATATACACTGTCCAGTATGATGTATTCTAATATTCAGTTCCGACAAAGAGAGTTGGAGTTATAAATTACTTTCTGAATGGTTTTAAAATGTCCCTTGATAATGGCTTATATGCTCTTTGGAGAAGAAAATTGTTCTTGCGTATTATCCGACTTATCAGATATCCACTAAATCATTTAGATTCatctttcatattttacatttcagaagGCTGcagttttttaatgaaaataagattctaaatataatgaaaaattatcTGTGAGAGTTTCGTGAGAATCACGAACACAAATTGTACAgtggaaaacttttttttggcCAGAATTTTAAAGCGATTGAGTCATCCAGACTGGAGATAAAAGCCTTCAGAGTCCCAGACTTTCTGCCACCGCTGTACACCACACAACAATCACTCTCAGCTCTGGGAACAAACCCCGGAAATGAAGAGCCGAGCTCTCAGACCTGATTTACCTTgccagaaagaaagagagcaatAGAAAACTAAAAGAAGGGAAAGAGAGAAATCTCTGGATGACTGTCAAGTACGTGAACTTCAGTGGCTGTCTGGATGCTGCGTGAAGTCGAGATAAAACCGCTCTGTCAGCAGGTCCTTGGATCCATTCGGGACAGATTTAGGAACGAATAGATCCAACCGCATCTGAGCCAACAACAGGATCACAACAGTGCTGCGGCGCCCAGAGGAGAGAAACAAATCCAATAGCATTTGTGAATCGCTCAAATCTTTCCACTTCAGTCATTTTATGTTTAAGCTTAGCATTTGGacacttaaagaaatagttcattcaaaaatgataattttctgACTATGTACTCACCATTTGGCCATCCAAaataaaatgagtttgtttcctcatcagaactgcattttatatatatatagcattacatcacttgctcaccaatggatgctctgcagtgaatgggtgccgtcagaatgagagtcaaacagctgataaaaacatcacaataatacacaagtaatccacaccactccagtccatcagttaacatcattTGAAGTTTGGAAGAAATGTATACATCAAGACGTTCTAACTTCAGACCATTGCTTTTGGCCAAAAATATGGGTCTATGATGCTTcgtccagtgaaaaagtccatgtcctgttgtctctcacattaaaatccacacacataactgttttttgcttgtaaatggtgcttgatctgggcatatttctctcctaattcagactagatgactttttcactgcagAAAGAATTATTATGGCTAAAGAACTcaaatatttggaaaataaaaattatgatttttttttttcttacaaacatatcacttttttaatttatggactggagtggtgtggattattgttttatcaatatgatttatcagctgcttggactctcgttctgacggcacccattcactgccattgaCGAGTGAAAGTTTTCCCAATCTGTTTCCATGAAGAAACAACCTAATCTACTTCTTGGATGTCTTTGagagtgaatacattttcagtaattttttatttttgggggtggACTACTTTAAGTCAGACTTTAACTTTAGTAGACTACTTTAGTCATTGCATTCGATCAGTAGATATCAAACCAAGCAGCACATGCTTTCAAACATTGCAGGATCTGTTATCTAATGAAATCACATTCATGTTATCTGTTTTTTCTACATCTGAAGTCTGTGTGTTCTTTGAGCAGAAACTGAAGTCTCCCATCACTCCAGTGTTGCTCAGCTCTCCTGCCAAACTTAATGGACCAAGACCCAATGGTGGGTATTGACTAAGATGACATATTACATTTCTGAATGAACAACTTGGCCAAGGACACTGGTGAATTTAGTTTACTTTACACACTGGTGTTATAAGGTAAATACAGTGAATTACTTCATGCAGAAATCTAAGTTGTGCATATCATCAATGTTTCTAAAGTTGCACTATGAAAGATTTTGGgagtaaaaagtaaacaaaatggcaATACTGAACAAGTGCATGAAATAATCAGTGTTCTGTGATATTCTGTGGAAAGATACAATAATGATTCATATTAAGGAGCGGTTTGGGTTAGCCGGGAAATTTCAGGGATATCCTATTCATTATTGCATGACTACATCATGTCCATAAGTGTAAAAAGTAAGTGATGCAATTTTGAgaggcctgaaaaaaaaaaaaaaaatgttcttaggAAAAAAATCCCTTTAAATTCCTAAGGTAAGCACTTAAATTCTCAAAAAAGAagaatatatacaaacacacatgcacaagtcATTTTCTAATGAGTAAATACTTGAAGTTATTTTCACTGATTTTTAAGAACATTCTTTTAAAGATCTGGGTTCTTCTAAAGTTTTATCTCAGGAATATATTATTTGGGTATACAAATATTCTTAGTTCGAAAATAAGAAGAAAACTACAGCTAAGAAGAATTTGTTGTGActctgttgtgaaaaaaaaaagatgcagagAAAGTGAGTTTCTTAATTAGTTGAATTTTTTATTGTGCTTCagtataaaacaacaataaaaacatacatcaGTTCCTGATCTCTTTGTATTTTGATGAAATGAAGTTATTTTACCTTACATAAAGGCTTTTTGGAGTCAGAGCAGAGTGTTTACTGGAAAGTGTTTGGAGTCAAAGTTAAGTGTTTGGAGTCAGAGGAGTCTGGGATGAGTTTTGGTAGCCGTGCATATTGTTAGAGCCAGAGACAGATGTGTTTGGAAGTCAAGGGAAGACTGTTTGGACAATGAGTAAATACTTGAAGTTATTTTCACTGATTTTAAAGAACATTCTTTTTAAAGATCTGGGTTCTTCTAAAGTTTTATCTCAGGAATATATTATTTGGGTATACAAATATTCTTAGTTCGAAAACGAAGAAAACTACAGTTAAGAAGAATTTGTTCTGActctgttgtgaaaaaaaaagatgcagaGAAAGTGAGTTTCTTAATTAGTTGAATTTTTTATTGTGCTtcagcataaaacaaacaataaaaacatacatcaGTTCCTGATCTCTTTGTATTTTGATGAAATGAAgttattttaacttacataaaAGGCTTTTTGGAGTCAGAGCAGAGTGTTTACTGGAAAGTGTTTGGAGTCAAAGTTAAGTGTTTGGAGTCAGAGGAGTCTGGGATGAGTTTTGGTAGCCGTGCATATTGTTTAGAGCCAGAGACAGATTGTTTGGAGTCAAGGGAAGACTGTTTGGACACAGAAATGGAT contains the following coding sequences:
- the LOC113083531 gene encoding uncharacterized protein LOC113083531; translation: MEDVKPEGWLQLLQPHGAAGKNSTSFLRRSSSWRRPGERGYYEGPAAQANEPPRGARPLSCIEGVRMDKWLQTLERLQSRRLQNQIPQFVDRTVSIPVLPKDTAGGNPLCPDVSPLRRRNQTPSVCPRVCESSSSSLESVHIKAARAAERAQFCALAPVRFGWLPTQRHVILTDISDNRLDNSKCQKLKSPITPVLLSSPAKLNGPRPNDRKTSRPEPVGFRSWSTPEKTPSVLHQASGSVSSEGGRNGPQAGNPKAERTHATLDLIPC